Proteins encoded within one genomic window of Glycine soja cultivar W05 chromosome 1, ASM419377v2, whole genome shotgun sequence:
- the LOC114421418 gene encoding probable disease resistance protein At5g66900, whose translation MEDLFSGGAVGAVMGELLKGAIATINKGRDFRPTLESNIETLNSLAPQVEEMKRYNKMLDRPIEEIERLESQMRAGEELVRKCSKFGRWRMLSFPYYQSKLRSKDEALKRHFSVNVSAENKRDLMEIVASVRQILDILSKKEGFGHSFHLRGLSGAPQEPECVGMDVPMSKLRIDLLKDGVSVLVLTGLGGSGKSTLAKKICWDPQVKGKFGGNVFFVTVSKTPNLKNIVETLFEHCGCPVPKFQSDEDAINRLGFLLRLVGKNPILLVLDDVWPSSEALVEKFKLDIPDYKILVTSRVSFPRFGTPCQLDKLDHDHAVALFCHFAQLNGKSSYMPDENLVHEIVRGCKGSPLALKVTAGSLCQQPYEVWQNMKDCLQSQSILLESSSSDLLFRLQQSLDILEDKFKINEKVCFEDLGLFPEDQRIPVAALIDMWSELHNLDENGRNAMTIVHDLTIRNLINVIVTRKVAKDADMYYNNHFVMLHDLLRELAIRQSEEKPFEQRERLIIDLSGDNRPEWWVGQNQQGIIGRTFSFILGTSYRQKQLRVAARILSISTDETFTSDWCDMLPDEAEVLVLNLNSSQYPLPKFTENMSKLKVLIVTNYGFHRSELNNFELLGSLSNLKRIRLEKVSVPSLCILKNLRKLSLHMCNTRQAFENCSIQISDAMPNLVEMSIDYCNDLVKLPDGLSNITPLKKLSITNCHRLSALPQDIAKLENLEVLRLCSCSDLVEMPDSVKGLNKLSCLDISDCVSLSRLPDDIGELKKLEKLYLKGCSKLSELPYSVINFGNLKHEIYVICDEEMAALWESFPTIPKLKIEISSMEINLNWLPGVHS comes from the exons AGCAACATAGAAACCTTAAACTCTCTGGCTCCTCAAGTGGAGGAGATGAAGCGTTACAACAAGATGCTGGATCGCCCCATAGAGGAGATAGAGAGGTTGGAGTCTCAAATGCGAGCTGGCGAAGAGCTTGTTCGCAAGTGCTCCAAATTCGGTCGCTGGAGAATGCTCTCTTTCCCGTATTACCAGAGCAAGCTTCGGAGCAAGGACGAGGCTTTGAAGAGGCACTTTTCGGTGAACGTTTCGGCGGAGAACAAGAGGGACTTGATGGAGATCGTGGCCAGTGTGAGACAGATTCTGGATATTCTGTCCAAGAAGGAGGGTTTTGGGCATTCGTTCCATTTAAGGGGTCTAAGTGGGGCCCCCCAAGAACCGGAGTGTGTGGGAATGGATGTGCCTATGAGCAAGTTGAGGATTGACTTGCTCAAGGATGGTGTGTCCGTTCTTGTCTTGACTGGTTTGGGGGGATCGGGGAAAAGCACGTTGGCTAAGAAGATCTGTTGGGACCCTCAAGTCAAAG GCAAGTTTGGGGGAAACGTCTTCTTTGTCACCGTCTCAAAGACACCCAACTTGAAGAACATTGTAGAGACACTGTTTGAACACTGTGGTTGTCCGGTGCCTAAGTTTCAAAGCGATGAAGATGCAATCAATCGATTGGGATTTCTGCTGAGGCTTGTTGGGAAAAATCCAATATTGTTGGTCTTGGATGATGTTTGGCCTAGCTCAGAAGCTCTTGTTGAGAAGTTTAAACTAGACATACCTGATTACAAGATTTTGGTGACTTCAAGGGTTTCATTTCCTAGATTTGGCACTCCATGCCAGTTGGATAAACTTGATCATGATCATGCGGTCGCCCTTTTCTGTCACTTTGCACAGCTGAATGGCAAGAGCTCATACATGCCTGATGAAAATCTTGTCCACGAG ATTGTGAGAGGTTGTAAGGGTTCACCATTGGCGCTTAAGGTCACCGCAGGGTCACTCTGTCAGCAGCCTTATGAGGTGTGGCAAAATATGAAGGATTGTTTGCAAAGTCAATCCATTCTGCTGGAGTCTAGTAGTTCTGATTTGCTTTTTCGTCTTCAACAAAGTTTAGATATATTGGAGGATAAGTTCAAAATCAACGAAAAGGTGTGCTTCGAGGATCTGGGGCTATTTCCTGAAGATCAAAGGATCCCTGTTGCTGCCCTTATTGATATGTGGTCAGAACTGCATAACCTTGACGAAAATGGTAGGAATGCAATGACCATCGTCCATGATCTAACCATCAGGAATTTGATTAATGTCATAGTTACAAG GAAAGTAGCAAAGGATGCAGACATGTACTACAATAACCATTTCGTTATGCTGCATGATCTCCTTAGAGAGCTAGCAATCCGTCAAAGCGAAGaaaaaccatttgaacagaGAGAAAGACTGATTATTGACTTAAGTGGAGATAATCGTCCTGAATGGTGGGTAGGACAGAATCAGCAAGGAATCATTGGCCGTACTTTTTCATTCATCCTCGGAACGTCGTATAGACAGAAACAACTAAGGGTTGCTGCTCGCATATTATCTATTTCAACTG ATGAAACGTTTACTTCAGATTGGTGTGACATGCTACCTGATGAAGCTGAGGTTCTAGTTTTAAATCTTAACTCTAGCCAGTACCCATTACCGAAGTTCACAGAAAATATGAGCAAACTTAAAGTTCTGATAGTCACAAATTATGGTTTCCATCGTTCAGAATTAAACAATTTTGAGCTACTTGGTTCTTTATCTAACTTGAAAAGAATCAGATTGGAAAAGGTTTCAGTCCCTTCCCTCTGCATATTGAAGAATCTGCGAAAATTGTCCCTTCATATGTGTAATACAAGGCAGGCTTTTGAAAACTGTTCTATCCAAATCTCAGATGCAATGCCAAATCTTGTGGAGATGAGCATTGACTATTGTAATGATCTGGTTAAATTGCCCGATGGGCTGAGTAACATCACCCCATTGAAGAAGCTTAGTATCACTAACTGTCACAGGCTATCTGCATTGCCACAAGATATTGCGAAGCTGGAGAATTTGGAAGTGCTAAGGCTATGTTCTTGCTCTGATTTGGTAGAGATGCCAGATTCTGTTAAAGGGCTTAACAAGCTAAGCTGTCTTGACATCTCAGATTGTGTAAGTCTGTCCAGATTACCAGATGACATTGGTGAGTTGAAGAAGCTTGAGAAGCTCTACTTGAAGGGTTGCTCAAAACTGAGTGAATTGCCGTACTCCGTCATTAATTTTGGAAATTTAAAGCATGAAATATATGTGATCTGTGACGAAGAAATGGCTGCCTTGTGGGAAAGTTTCCCTACCATTCCCAAGTTGAAGATAGAGATATCTTCAATGGAGATTAACTTAAATTGGCTTCCAGGAGTTCATTCCTGA